In a single window of the Elaeis guineensis isolate ETL-2024a chromosome 6, EG11, whole genome shotgun sequence genome:
- the LOC105047283 gene encoding protein IQ-domain 26-like, translating to MGRATRWLRSLLGWKKDTKDQKDNAGTSVGERKEKRRWSFGKLGKGSSEVEDQNPAPATESAWMRSFKAESKEQNMHAIAMAVATTAAASAAVTAAQAAVERLQSQGKGTMFNGVIERWAAIKIQTAFRGYLAKRALRALKALVKIQALVRGYLVRKQAAATLHRLQALIRAQATARKQNSCSLSTKYGRFEPEIFPRRSYERFNERSSEQLAPVHSRRLSTCLDSPTYRFNRSPKIVEMDTCRTKSRSSRRISHSVSKPTEDNHSLPIASPFPYQIPPRLSIPIGRISEDRASSLGGDDKYRYSKTAHNTPRYVSYASNTPATPVQSLDAVDGVLRRILNIRNQPNYMANTSSFTAKVRSQSTPKQRPEMAGQRKKVSLNSNEVESRASSIGFGSRKSCSQAQGAYKFKSAVVERLDQSVELGRDYYLQRMW from the exons ATGGGCCGAGCTACGAGGTGGCTAAGAAGCCTTCTAGGCTGGAAGAAGGACACAAAGGATCAAAAGGACAATGCTGGTACCAGCgttggagaaaggaaagagaagagaaggtggagcTTTGGGAAGCTCGGGAAGGGCTCCAGCGAAGTGGAGGACCAGAATCCGGCGCCGGCAACAGAGTCGGCATGGATGAGATCATTCAAAGCTGAGAGCAAGGAGCAGAACATGCATGCTATCGCTATGGCTGTCGCCACCACCGCAGCAGCTAGTGCAGCCGTGACGGCAGCTCAGGCGGCGGTGGAGCGGCTCCAGAGCCAGGGGAAGGGTACTATGTTTAACGGCGTCATCGAGCGGTGGGCGGCCATTAAGATTCAAACGGCTTTCCGAGGATATCTA GCAAAGAGAGCTCTTCGAGCTCTCAAAGCTTTAGTAAAGATACAAGCTCTAGTTCGAGGCTACCTTGTGAGGAAGCAAGCAGCAGCAACTCTTCACAGATTGCAAGCTCTTATAAGAGCTCAGGCCACTGCTCGGAAGCAGAACTCTTGCAGCCTTTCTACAAAATATGGAAGATTTGAGCCAGAAATTTTCCCCCGGAGATCATAC GAAAGATTTAATGAACGAAGTAGTGAACAATTAGCACCAGTTCATAGCCGGAGGCTGTCGACATGCCTCGACAGTCCAACCTACAGATTCAATAGGAGCCCAAAGATTGTTGAGATGGATACTTGCAGAACAAAGTCAAGATCTTCCCGCAGAATCAGCCATTCTGTGTCAAAGCCTACTGAAGACAATCACTCACTGCCCATTGCCTCTCCATTTCCATATCAAATTCCACCGAGGCTCTCCATACCTATCGGGAGAATCTCCGAAGACCGGGCCTCAAGCCTCGGCGGCGATGACAAATACCGGTACTCGAAGACTGCTCATAACACCCCTCGCTACGTGAGCTATGCAAGCAATACCCCAGCAACACCAGTGCAGAGCCTAGATGCCGTTGATGGGGTTCTGCGGCGAATTCTTAATATTCGAAACCAGCCAAACTATATGGCAAACACCAGCTCATTTACGGCGAAGGTGCGATCGCAGAGCACACCAAAGCAGAGACCGGAGATGGCAGGGCAGAGGAAGAAGGTATCATTGAATTCGAATGAGGTGGAGTCCAGGGCTTCCTCGATTGGATTTGGGTCGAGAAAGTCTTGCTCGCAAGCGCAGGGAGCCTATAAGTTTAAGAGCGCGGTGGTGGAGAGGCTTGATCAGTCTGTTGAATTGGGTAGAGACTACTACTTACAGAGGATGTGGTGA